One Myripristis murdjan chromosome 18, fMyrMur1.1, whole genome shotgun sequence DNA window includes the following coding sequences:
- the mtm1 gene encoding myotubularin isoform X1: MASPVPIYNSNPLDTHSSSTSRESLKMDLLADVSLLPGEERVIDKDIIYICPFSGALKGKVFITNYRLYFKSSDADSAVMLNVPLGVICRVEKMGGASSRGENSYGLDITCKDMRNLRFALKQEGHSRRDIFEILFRYAFPVSHGLSLFAYLSQEKYEENGWNIYKPMEEFRRQGLPNDKWRISFINKSYELCDTYPTVLAVPYKATEEDLRKVATFRSRGRIPVLSWIHRENQAVIARCSQPLVGMSGKRNKDDERYLDLVREANGTSKLIIYDARPNVNAVANKATGGGYEGDEYQNAELIFLDIHNIHVMRESLKKLKDIVYPNVEESHWLSSLESTHWLEHIKLVLSGAIQVADKVSSGNSVVVHCSDGWDRTAQLTSLAMLMLDSHYRTLRGFQVLLEKEWISFGHKFASRIGHGDKNHADQDRSPIFVQFIDCVWQMTKQFPTAFEFNERLLLTILDHLYSCRFGTFLYNCESARDQHEVRLKTVSLWSLVNSSNDIYLNPFYTPESGRVLYPVASMRHLELWVSYYIRWNPRIRQQQQSPVEQRYKELLALRDEYLKKLEELELSDSPSSHLAHSSTSNTSLPAPSTPSQQYTHLQTPF; encoded by the exons acatcCAGAGAGTCTCTAAAGATGGATCTGTTAGCTGATGTGAGTCTGCtgccaggagaggagagagttaTAG ATAAGGACATCATCTACATCTGTCCGTTCAGCGGTGCTCTGAAAGGCAAAGTGTTCATCACCAACTACAGACTCTACTTCAAGAGCTCAGATGCT gaTTCGGCAGTGATGCTGAATGTTCCTCTGGGTGTCATCTGTCGGGTGGAGAAGATGGGCGGAGCATCTAGCAGAGGAGAAAACTCATACGGCCTGGACATCACCTGCAAG GACATGAGAAACTTGAGGTTTGCCTTGAAGCAGGAGGGTCACAGCAGACGAGATATCTTTGAGATCCTGTTCAGATATGCCTTCCCTGTCTCACATGGCCTG TCTCTGTTTGCCTATCTGAGTCAAGAGAAGTATGAAGAGAATGGTTGGAACATCTATAAACCCATGGAGGAATTCAGACGACAG GGCTTGCCGAATGACAAGTGGCGCATCTCATTCATCAATAAGAGCTATGAACTGTGTGACACCTACCCCACTGTTTTGGCGGTGCCCTACAAAGCTACAGAGGAGGACCTCAGGAAAGTTGCCACCTTCAGGTCAAGAGGACGCATACCA gtgCTATCATGGATCCACAGGGAGAACCAGGCAGTGATCGCCCGCTGCAGCCAACCGCTTGTTGGCATGTCCGGAAAACGGAACAAGGACGACGAGCGTTACCTAGACCTGGTTAGGGAGGCAAACGGCACCTCCAAGCTCATCATCTACGATGCCCGGCCCAACGTCAACGCTGTGGCCAACAAG GCTACGGGAGGAGGCTATGAGGGTGATGAGTACCAGAACGCAGAACTGATTTTCCTGGACATTCACAACATCCACGTCATGAGGGAATCACTGAAGAAGCTGAAAGACATTGTCTACCCCAATGTGGAAGAATCCCATTGGCTGTCCAGCCTTGAGTCTACACACTGGCTAGAACATATCAAG CTGGTGTTGTCAGGAGCAATCCAGGTAGCAGACAAGGTTTCCAGTGGGAACTCCGTGGTGGTTCACTGCAGTGACGGGTGGGACCGGACTGCCCAGCTCACCTCTTTGGCCATGCTGATGCTGGACAGTCACTACCGCACTCTCAGAGGATTCCAG GTGCTGCTTGAGAAGGAGTGGATCAGCTTCGGGCACAAGTTCGCCTCA aggatAGGTCACGGCGATAAGAACCACGCAGATCAGGACAGATCTCCCATCTTTGTTCAGTTCATCGACTGCGTATGGCAGATGACTAAACAG tttcctacagccTTTGAGTTTAATGAGCGCCTCCTGCTGACCATCCTGGATCATCTCTACAGCTGCCGTTTCGGGACTTTCCTCTACAACTGTGAGAGTGCACGAGACCAGCAT GAGGTGCGGTTGAAGACGGTGTCTCTGTGGTCTTTGGTCAACAGTAGCAATGACATCTATCTCAATCCCTTCTACACCCCGGAGTCAGGTCGGGTTCTCTACCCTGTCGCCAGTATGCGTCACCTCGAGCTCTGGGTTTCTTACTACATCCGGTGGAACCCACGTATACGACAACAG CAACAGAGTCCAGTGGAGCAGCGCTACAAGGAGCTGCTCGCCCTCAGAGACGAGTACCTGAagaagctggaggagctggagctctCTGACTCGCCTTCCTCTCACCTGGCTCACAGTTCCACCAGCAACACCTCCCTGCCCGCTCCCTCCACACCCTCGCAAcaatacacacacctacagactCCTTTCTAA
- the mtm1 gene encoding myotubularin isoform X2 yields MDLLADVSLLPGEERVIDKDIIYICPFSGALKGKVFITNYRLYFKSSDADSAVMLNVPLGVICRVEKMGGASSRGENSYGLDITCKDMRNLRFALKQEGHSRRDIFEILFRYAFPVSHGLSLFAYLSQEKYEENGWNIYKPMEEFRRQGLPNDKWRISFINKSYELCDTYPTVLAVPYKATEEDLRKVATFRSRGRIPVLSWIHRENQAVIARCSQPLVGMSGKRNKDDERYLDLVREANGTSKLIIYDARPNVNAVANKATGGGYEGDEYQNAELIFLDIHNIHVMRESLKKLKDIVYPNVEESHWLSSLESTHWLEHIKLVLSGAIQVADKVSSGNSVVVHCSDGWDRTAQLTSLAMLMLDSHYRTLRGFQVLLEKEWISFGHKFASRIGHGDKNHADQDRSPIFVQFIDCVWQMTKQFPTAFEFNERLLLTILDHLYSCRFGTFLYNCESARDQHEVRLKTVSLWSLVNSSNDIYLNPFYTPESGRVLYPVASMRHLELWVSYYIRWNPRIRQQQQSPVEQRYKELLALRDEYLKKLEELELSDSPSSHLAHSSTSNTSLPAPSTPSQQYTHLQTPF; encoded by the exons ATGGATCTGTTAGCTGATGTGAGTCTGCtgccaggagaggagagagttaTAG ATAAGGACATCATCTACATCTGTCCGTTCAGCGGTGCTCTGAAAGGCAAAGTGTTCATCACCAACTACAGACTCTACTTCAAGAGCTCAGATGCT gaTTCGGCAGTGATGCTGAATGTTCCTCTGGGTGTCATCTGTCGGGTGGAGAAGATGGGCGGAGCATCTAGCAGAGGAGAAAACTCATACGGCCTGGACATCACCTGCAAG GACATGAGAAACTTGAGGTTTGCCTTGAAGCAGGAGGGTCACAGCAGACGAGATATCTTTGAGATCCTGTTCAGATATGCCTTCCCTGTCTCACATGGCCTG TCTCTGTTTGCCTATCTGAGTCAAGAGAAGTATGAAGAGAATGGTTGGAACATCTATAAACCCATGGAGGAATTCAGACGACAG GGCTTGCCGAATGACAAGTGGCGCATCTCATTCATCAATAAGAGCTATGAACTGTGTGACACCTACCCCACTGTTTTGGCGGTGCCCTACAAAGCTACAGAGGAGGACCTCAGGAAAGTTGCCACCTTCAGGTCAAGAGGACGCATACCA gtgCTATCATGGATCCACAGGGAGAACCAGGCAGTGATCGCCCGCTGCAGCCAACCGCTTGTTGGCATGTCCGGAAAACGGAACAAGGACGACGAGCGTTACCTAGACCTGGTTAGGGAGGCAAACGGCACCTCCAAGCTCATCATCTACGATGCCCGGCCCAACGTCAACGCTGTGGCCAACAAG GCTACGGGAGGAGGCTATGAGGGTGATGAGTACCAGAACGCAGAACTGATTTTCCTGGACATTCACAACATCCACGTCATGAGGGAATCACTGAAGAAGCTGAAAGACATTGTCTACCCCAATGTGGAAGAATCCCATTGGCTGTCCAGCCTTGAGTCTACACACTGGCTAGAACATATCAAG CTGGTGTTGTCAGGAGCAATCCAGGTAGCAGACAAGGTTTCCAGTGGGAACTCCGTGGTGGTTCACTGCAGTGACGGGTGGGACCGGACTGCCCAGCTCACCTCTTTGGCCATGCTGATGCTGGACAGTCACTACCGCACTCTCAGAGGATTCCAG GTGCTGCTTGAGAAGGAGTGGATCAGCTTCGGGCACAAGTTCGCCTCA aggatAGGTCACGGCGATAAGAACCACGCAGATCAGGACAGATCTCCCATCTTTGTTCAGTTCATCGACTGCGTATGGCAGATGACTAAACAG tttcctacagccTTTGAGTTTAATGAGCGCCTCCTGCTGACCATCCTGGATCATCTCTACAGCTGCCGTTTCGGGACTTTCCTCTACAACTGTGAGAGTGCACGAGACCAGCAT GAGGTGCGGTTGAAGACGGTGTCTCTGTGGTCTTTGGTCAACAGTAGCAATGACATCTATCTCAATCCCTTCTACACCCCGGAGTCAGGTCGGGTTCTCTACCCTGTCGCCAGTATGCGTCACCTCGAGCTCTGGGTTTCTTACTACATCCGGTGGAACCCACGTATACGACAACAG CAACAGAGTCCAGTGGAGCAGCGCTACAAGGAGCTGCTCGCCCTCAGAGACGAGTACCTGAagaagctggaggagctggagctctCTGACTCGCCTTCCTCTCACCTGGCTCACAGTTCCACCAGCAACACCTCCCTGCCCGCTCCCTCCACACCCTCGCAAcaatacacacacctacagactCCTTTCTAA
- the LOC115376586 gene encoding C-C chemokine receptor type 5-like — translation MDNSDDLNDFFGNQSNSNSTHPPHVIDDFIQLCTKTNVNQFGAKFIPFFYYTSFILSYLGNGLVLLIIYKYEKLNSVTNIFLLNLVMSNLLFASSLPFLATYHSSQWIFGTVMCKLVSSAYFIGFYSSILFLTLMTFDRYLAVVHAVAAAKSRKKIYAISAAVAVWCISVIASVKELVLQEAWKHPKHGQMCEEHGYVESIMDRWRLVSYYQQFLLFFLLPLFLVLYCYSSITIRILSTRMKEKCRAIKLIFVTVFTFFTCWTPYNVVILLRAIQMSNGKNNYSCSELEALDYALYVTQNVAYLYCCISPVFYSFVGKKFQSHFRGLLIKKIPCLRRHISLSSQSSRTTSQRTENTLYMSRQLAASTGCKNV, via the coding sequence ATGGACAACAGTGACGATTTGAATGATTTCTTTGGTAATCAGTCGAACAGCAACTCCACACACCCACCCCACGTCATCGATGATTTCATTCAGTTGTGTACCAAGACTAATGTCAACCAGTTTGGAGCCAAATTCATCCCATTCTTCTACTACACAAGCTTCATCCTAAGTTACCTGGGCAACGGGCTTGTTCTCCTCATCATCTACAAATATGAGAAGCTCAACTCAGTGACAAACATCTTCCTCCTGAATTTGGTGATGTCAAACCTTCTCTTTGCCTCCAGTCTTCCCTTCTTGGCAACATACCATTCGTCTCAGTGGATCTTTGGCACTGTGATGTGTAAGCTGGTCAGCAGTGCCTACTTCATCGGCTTCTACAgttccatcctcttcctcacgCTCATGACATTTGACCGGTATCTTGCGGTGGTGCATGCGGTGGCGGCCGCCAAGAGCAGGAAGAAGATCTATGCCATCAGTGCAGCAGTGGCAGTGTGGTGCATCAGTGTTATAGCAAGTGTCAAAGAGCTGGTTCTCCAAGAGGCGTGGAAGCATCCTAAGCACGGGCAGATGTGTGAAGAGCACGGTTACGTCGAGAGCATCATGGACCGCTGGCGCCTGGTCAGCTACTACCAACAGttcctgctcttcttcctcctccctctttttctggtTCTGtattgttacagcagcatcaccaTCCGGATCCTGTCCACCCGGATGAAGGAGAAGTGCCGTGCCATCAAGCTCATTTTTGTCACTGTCTTCACCTTCTTTACTTGCTGGACACCCTACAACGTAGTCATCCTCCTTCGGGCCATTCAAATGTCCAATGGCAAGAATAATTACTCATGCTCAGAGTTGGAGGCTCTGGACTATGCTCTGTATGTGACGCAGAATGTGGCCTACCTGTATTGTTGCATTAGTCCTGTGTTTTACAGCTTTGTGGGTAAGAAGTTCCAGAGCCACTTCAGAGGATTGCTGATCAAGAAGATCCCCTGTCTTAGAAGACACATCAGCCTCAGTAGCCAGAGCAGCAGGACCACctctcagagaacagagaacacaCTATATATGAGTAGGCAGCTTGCAGCATCCACTGGGTGCAAGAATGTTTAG
- the LOC115376281 gene encoding C-C chemokine receptor type 5-like yields the protein MNYSDYLNDFFDDQSNSNSTLPPYVSDDLIPLCPKTNVNQFGAKFIPFFYYTSFILSYLGNGLVLLIIYKYEKLNSVTNIFLLNLVMSNLLFASSLPFLATYHSSEWIFGMVMCKLVSSAYFIGFYSSILFLTLMTFDRYLAVVHAVAAAKSRKKIYAIGAAVAVWCISVIASVKELVLQNVWEHHEHGWMCEEEGYDKSIMDRWRLVSYYQQFLLFFLLPLFLVLYCYSSITIRILSTRMKEKCRAIKLIFVIVFTFFTCWTPYNVVILLRAIQMSNGKNNYSCSELEALDYALYVTQNVAYLYCCISPVFYTFVGKKFQSHFRRLLVKKIPCLRRHISLSSQSSRTTSQRTENTLYMSRQLAASTGCKNV from the coding sequence ATGAACTACAGCGATTATTTGAATGACTTCTTTGATGATCAGTCGAACAGCAACTCCACACTCCCACCCTACGTCAGCGATGATTTAATTCCGTTGTGTCCCAAGACTAATGTCAACCAGTTTGGAGCCAAATTCATCCCATTCTTCTACTACACAAGCTTCATCCTAAGTTACCTGGGCAACGGGCTTGTTCTCCTCATCATCTACAAATATGAGAAGCTCAACTCAGTGACAAACATCTTCCTCCTGAATTTGGTGATGTCAAACCTTCTCTTTGCCTCCAGTCTTCCCTTCTTGGCAACATACCATTCGTCTGAGTGGATCTTTGGGATGGTGATGTGTAAGCTGGTCAGCAGTGCCTACTTCATCGGCTTCTACAgttccatcctcttcctcacgCTCATGACATTTGACCGGTATCTTGCGGTGGTGCATGCGGTGGCGGCTGCTAAGAGCAGGAAGAAGATCTATGCCATTGGTGCAGCGGTGGCAGTGTGGTGCATCAGTGTTATAGCAAGTGTCAAAGAGCTGGTTCTCCAAAACGTGTGGGAGCATCATGAGCACGGGTGGATGTGTGAAGAGGAAGGTTACGACAAGAGCATCATGGACCGCTGGCGCCTGGTCAGCTACTACCAACAGttcctgctcttcttcctcctccctctttttctggtTCTGtattgttacagcagcatcaccaTCCGGATCCTGTCCACCCGGATGAAGGAGAAGTGCCGCGCCATCAAGCTCATTTTTGTCATCGTCTTCACCTTCTTTACTTGCTGGACACCCTACAACGTAGTCATCCTCCTTCGGGCCATTCAAATGTCCAATGGCAAGAATAATTACTCATGCTCAGAGTTGGAGGCTCTGGACTATGCTCTGTATGTGACGCAGAATGTGGCCTACCTGTATTGTTGCATTAGTCCTGTGTTTTACACCTTTGTGGGTAAGAAGTTCCAGAGCCACTTCAGGAGATTGCTGGTCAAGAAGATCCCCTGTCTTAGAAGACACATCAGCCTCAGTAGCCAGAGCAGCAGGACCACctctcagagaacagagaacacaCTATATATGAGTAGGCAGCTTGCAGCATCCACTGGGTGCAAGAATGTTTAG